Proteins encoded within one genomic window of Methanobacteriales archaeon HGW-Methanobacteriales-1:
- a CDS encoding pseudomurein-binding protein, producing the protein MDSLSLEQYREMVNEIIEFKNQKGVMPEYTIVDGCRIEKDSYIDMIERVNKFILEMRRNPRSVEIES; encoded by the coding sequence ATGGATAGTTTAAGTCTAGAACAATATCGAGAAATGGTTAATGAAATAATAGAATTCAAAAATCAAAAGGGCGTAATGCCTGAATACACCATTGTTGATGGATGTAGAATTGAAAAAGATAGCTACATTGACATGATTGAGCGCGTGAATAAATTTATACTGGAAATGAGAAGAAATCCACGTTCAGTAGAAATAGAATCATAA
- a CDS encoding molybdenum cofactor guanylyltransferase, with translation MGEDKGLMNFKGEPLILNILKTVNNSADEVLLIFRDDNQLKKYKNTIIEFIGLEFFNFDLKFFVDEFKGKGPLAGILVGLSNINNEYALVLPCDSPFVSEFFINSIFSKMEISNEDHDSIVPQWKNGDLEPLHSIYTVKTKNIILKMISNDKRDVKSFIGEINSLMVASEILDPTGMSFKNFNKPEDIII, from the coding sequence ATGGGTGAAGATAAGGGATTAATGAATTTTAAAGGAGAACCACTTATTTTAAATATTTTAAAAACAGTTAATAATTCTGCTGATGAAGTTTTACTCATTTTTAGGGATGATAATCAATTAAAAAAATATAAAAATACTATAATTGAGTTTATTGGTCTTGAGTTTTTTAATTTTGATTTAAAGTTTTTTGTTGATGAATTTAAAGGAAAAGGTCCATTAGCCGGAATACTTGTGGGATTATCAAATATTAATAACGAATATGCTTTGGTATTACCCTGTGACTCACCTTTTGTATCAGAATTTTTTATAAATTCGATATTTAGCAAAATGGAGATCTCTAATGAAGATCATGATTCAATTGTTCCTCAATGGAAAAACGGGGATTTAGAACCGTTGCATTCTATTTATACGGTAAAAACAAAAAATATTATTTTAAAAATGATTTCCAATGATAAAAGGGACGTTAAATCATTTATAGGTGAAATTAATTCGCTTATGGTAGCATCGGAAATTCTTGATCCCACAGGAATGAGCTTTAAAAATTTTAATAAACCTGAGGATATTATAATCTAA
- a CDS encoding DUF998 domain-containing protein: protein MKYQKGSIFKPENNHYKSAGILLLVGCVQYILAVNIAEAMFPEYSIALNSLSDLGGSLPLVEPAALIFNLSNILLGILIVIAVYLILKSGGCRLFSSCLAIFGICIAALGIFPEYTHAIHVTFATIAFISGSLALIFSYRLGINIPMTIISILLGLIALITLISPLIFGMGATNPLGALIGKGGSERLIIYPIIIYLTALGGYLTCRGEDWVRIRFTDGYW from the coding sequence ATGAAATATCAAAAAGGAAGTATTTTCAAACCGGAAAATAACCATTATAAAAGTGCAGGAATATTATTGTTAGTTGGATGTGTCCAATATATTCTAGCAGTTAACATTGCCGAGGCAATGTTTCCAGAGTACAGCATTGCTTTAAACAGTTTGAGCGATCTTGGGGGATCATTACCATTGGTCGAACCAGCTGCCCTCATCTTCAACCTCAGTAATATCCTCTTAGGAATTTTAATTGTGATAGCAGTTTATCTAATCCTCAAAAGTGGAGGTTGCCGTCTTTTCTCATCATGCCTTGCTATTTTTGGCATTTGTATCGCAGCACTAGGGATATTCCCAGAATACACCCATGCAATCCATGTAACTTTCGCAACGATAGCTTTCATATCCGGAAGCTTAGCACTCATATTCAGTTACAGGCTTGGAATAAATATCCCAATGACCATTATATCCATTTTACTTGGATTAATAGCCCTTATAACCCTTATTTCACCATTAATTTTTGGTATGGGTGCTACAAACCCGCTAGGGGCACTAATAGGTAAGGGAGGTTCCGAAAGGTTGATTATATACCCTATAATTATTTATCTCACAGCACTGGGAGGATATCTTACCTGCAGGGGAGAAGATTGGGTTAGAATCAGGTTCACCGACGGTTACTGGTGA